One part of the Terrimicrobium sacchariphilum genome encodes these proteins:
- a CDS encoding ArsR/SmtB family transcription factor produces the protein MSDAQINEAARLFSILSEPSRLKLLRALMDRPLTVTELIEATEMKQGNVSKHLGVLLTARFVAREREGNFARYCIADKNVYKLCDVMCCRMEEEARRVAEEFGVS, from the coding sequence ATGTCCGATGCCCAGATCAACGAGGCCGCCCGGCTGTTCTCGATCCTGTCGGAACCCTCGCGGCTGAAACTCCTGCGCGCCCTGATGGATCGCCCGCTCACGGTCACGGAGCTGATCGAGGCGACGGAGATGAAGCAGGGCAACGTATCGAAGCACCTCGGCGTGCTGCTTACGGCGCGCTTCGTGGCGCGCGAGCGGGAGGGAAATTTTGCCCGCTACTGCATCGCGGATAAAAACGTCTACAAGCTCTGCGACGTGATGTGCTGCCGCATGGAGGAGGAGGCCCGCCGCGTGGCGGAGGAGTTTGGCGTCTCCTAG
- a CDS encoding rhodanese-like domain-containing protein — MNNSTATSGESIRKVPAAGIGNAVLLDVRTPAEYEEMHIEGSVLHPLTELDPREVKTLLGNAPECVVVCASGQRAMRAAERLQKELGGAVKLSVLDGGVKAWDAAGMPLIRGKGVISLERQVRIAAGSFVLTGVVLGFLVNPAWFALSGFVGAGLVFAGVTDTCGMGMLLARMPWNNRRPLPSCCVKGGRA, encoded by the coding sequence ATGAATAACTCGACTGCAACCAGCGGAGAGTCAATCCGCAAAGTCCCGGCGGCGGGCATCGGCAACGCGGTGCTCCTGGATGTCCGGACCCCGGCGGAATATGAAGAAATGCACATCGAAGGCTCGGTGCTGCATCCATTGACCGAACTCGATCCGAGGGAGGTGAAAACTCTCCTCGGAAACGCTCCGGAGTGCGTGGTCGTGTGCGCCAGCGGTCAGCGGGCCATGCGAGCCGCCGAGCGTTTGCAAAAGGAACTGGGTGGTGCGGTGAAGCTCTCCGTCCTCGACGGCGGCGTGAAAGCCTGGGACGCTGCGGGGATGCCGCTCATCCGCGGCAAGGGCGTGATTTCCCTCGAGCGCCAGGTGCGCATTGCGGCGGGTTCCTTTGTGCTCACGGGGGTGGTCCTCGGCTTTCTTGTCAACCCGGCGTGGTTTGCCCTCTCGGGGTTTGTCGGGGCGGGGTTGGTTTTTGCCGGTGTTACAGACACTTGTGGGATGGGCATGCTGCTCGCCCGCATGCCGTGGAATAATCGCCGTCCGCTCCCCTCCTGCTGCGTGAAAGGAGGCCGGGCGTGA
- a CDS encoding FAD-dependent oxidoreductase, with amino-acid sequence MSKRVLIVGGVAGGAACAARLRRMDENAEIVIFDRGSFVSFANCGLPYFIGGVIEKEKSLLVADEKLFKDRFNIDVHTETEVLAIDREKKTVSVIDRRNDRVRVESYDDLVLSPGASPFRPPVDGIDLPGVFSLRTIPDSREIRQWLEEREVKTAVVIGGGFIGLEMAENLTHRGVQVTIVEMLDQVMPPFDVEMASLVAEKLTQKGVQLALGDGLKSIGQTDSGALVVHTQSGKHHEAGIVILAIGVRPETRLAAEAGLVLGSRGGIRVDQHMRTSDPAIWAVGDAVEVTDYVTGQPALVPLAGPAARQGRIAADNICGRDARFRGVQGTAICGVFDLEVACTGASEKTLRRLGDTDFEKIYLHPNDHAGYFPGATGMSLKLIFRPSDGRVLGAQGVGVKGVARRIDVIAMAIQMAGTIYDLEEAELCYAPQFGGAKDPANFAGMIAADVARGDMPITHWSEPATPDTVLLDVRSPGEFAHGHAPGAVNYPLESLRDSLDRVPASPDLRVYCAVGQRGYVATRLLRQHGIPARNLSGGLTTGRQVLGVSKA; translated from the coding sequence GTGAGCAAGAGAGTCCTTATCGTGGGCGGCGTGGCTGGCGGGGCGGCCTGTGCCGCACGGCTGCGGCGCATGGATGAAAACGCGGAGATCGTCATCTTTGACCGGGGTTCCTTTGTTTCCTTCGCCAACTGCGGGCTGCCGTATTTCATTGGTGGCGTCATTGAAAAGGAAAAGAGCCTTCTCGTGGCGGATGAGAAGCTGTTCAAGGACCGCTTCAATATCGACGTCCATACCGAGACCGAGGTCCTGGCGATTGATCGGGAAAAGAAGACCGTCTCCGTGATCGACCGCCGGAATGATCGCGTGAGAGTCGAGTCCTACGATGACCTCGTGCTTTCTCCTGGCGCGTCGCCTTTCCGGCCTCCGGTCGACGGCATCGATCTGCCCGGCGTGTTTTCGCTGCGGACCATTCCCGACAGTCGGGAGATTCGACAGTGGCTGGAGGAGCGCGAGGTGAAAACTGCGGTCGTTATCGGCGGGGGATTCATCGGCCTGGAGATGGCGGAAAACCTCACCCATCGCGGCGTGCAGGTCACCATCGTCGAGATGCTCGACCAGGTCATGCCGCCGTTTGATGTCGAGATGGCCTCGCTCGTGGCTGAGAAGCTGACACAAAAGGGTGTGCAACTCGCCCTGGGTGATGGTTTGAAGTCCATCGGGCAGACAGACTCCGGCGCGCTGGTCGTGCATACGCAATCTGGCAAACACCACGAGGCGGGTATCGTGATCCTCGCCATCGGCGTTCGCCCGGAGACGCGGCTCGCCGCCGAGGCAGGTCTGGTGCTGGGCTCCCGCGGAGGCATTCGCGTCGACCAGCACATGCGCACCAGCGACCCGGCCATCTGGGCGGTGGGTGATGCCGTGGAGGTGACGGATTACGTTACCGGCCAGCCTGCGCTCGTGCCACTCGCGGGACCGGCGGCAAGGCAGGGACGCATCGCGGCGGATAACATCTGCGGACGCGACGCGCGTTTTCGCGGCGTGCAGGGTACGGCGATCTGCGGGGTTTTTGACCTGGAGGTGGCCTGTACCGGCGCGAGCGAAAAGACCCTTCGCCGGCTCGGTGACACCGACTTTGAGAAAATCTATCTCCATCCCAACGATCACGCGGGCTACTTCCCCGGTGCCACCGGGATGAGTCTGAAGCTGATCTTTCGTCCCTCCGACGGTCGCGTGCTCGGCGCGCAGGGCGTGGGAGTGAAAGGTGTGGCCCGACGCATCGACGTCATTGCCATGGCCATCCAGATGGCCGGAACGATCTATGACCTGGAGGAGGCTGAACTGTGCTATGCCCCGCAATTTGGCGGAGCGAAGGACCCGGCCAATTTCGCGGGAATGATCGCCGCCGACGTGGCGCGCGGAGACATGCCGATCACGCACTGGAGCGAGCCGGCCACGCCCGACACCGTGCTGCTCGACGTGCGCAGCCCGGGAGAGTTTGCCCATGGCCATGCTCCCGGCGCGGTGAATTACCCGTTGGAAAGCCTGCGTGATTCGCTGGATCGCGTCCCCGCTTCCCCGGATCTGCGGGTTTACTGTGCGGTGGGGCAGCGTGGCTATGTCGCCACGCGACTCCTGCGGCAACACGGCATCCCGGCGCGCAATCTCTCGGGCGGACTGACTACGGGCCGCCAGGTGCTGGGCGTGTCAAAGGCCTAA
- a CDS encoding sugar kinase, giving the protein MNQSIFERPPTSTERFVFFGEVLGLILGTPQSRIESTPSGTISIAGAESNTAIALARLGYSCQFNTAVGHDPFGERILRTLRAERLDVSNVTPSRRAPTGLLVRNCFAWREPDVFYYRKDTAFLSESLAVAERVKFQPGDIFFTTGITLALGPQSREAGSELIRRAYAEKMPVYFDANFRSKLWTREAFRECLTPLLPSIHTLFVGIEEGRILTGATKVADIAKKCLQGGVQEILIKDGGKGAWQFRKGQAPLHGKAFKVAPLDTIGAGDAFNAGFLSARREKLSRPLTLRTANAMGAMACMGQGDWESMPTRSELGSFVLGETQARR; this is encoded by the coding sequence ATGAACCAATCCATCTTCGAGCGCCCACCCACAAGCACAGAACGTTTTGTCTTCTTCGGTGAAGTATTGGGACTCATTCTCGGAACACCCCAGTCCCGGATCGAGTCCACGCCGAGCGGCACCATTTCCATCGCGGGAGCGGAATCCAACACGGCCATTGCCCTGGCCCGGCTGGGATATTCGTGTCAGTTCAATACGGCCGTCGGCCATGATCCCTTCGGCGAGCGCATCCTGCGGACTCTGCGAGCAGAGCGTCTCGACGTAAGCAATGTCACGCCGAGCCGTCGAGCACCGACCGGCCTGCTCGTCCGCAACTGCTTCGCCTGGCGCGAACCGGATGTCTTCTATTACCGCAAGGATACCGCTTTTCTTTCCGAGAGCCTTGCCGTCGCGGAACGGGTAAAGTTTCAGCCCGGCGACATCTTTTTCACCACAGGAATCACCCTGGCCCTCGGCCCGCAAAGCCGGGAGGCAGGATCGGAACTCATCCGGCGAGCCTATGCGGAAAAAATGCCGGTGTATTTCGATGCAAATTTCCGCAGCAAGCTCTGGACTCGCGAAGCCTTCCGCGAATGCCTGACGCCGCTGCTGCCGAGTATTCACACGCTCTTCGTCGGAATCGAGGAGGGCCGCATCCTCACCGGAGCGACGAAGGTCGCCGATATTGCGAAGAAATGCCTCCAGGGAGGCGTTCAGGAGATCCTCATCAAGGATGGCGGAAAGGGTGCCTGGCAATTCCGCAAGGGTCAGGCTCCGCTGCATGGCAAGGCCTTCAAGGTCGCGCCGCTCGACACCATCGGTGCGGGAGACGCCTTCAACGCCGGGTTCCTCTCCGCCCGCCGGGAGAAGCTATCCCGTCCCCTCACCCTCCGCACGGCCAACGCGATGGGCGCGATGGCCTGCATGGGGCAGGGAGACTGGGAATCGATGCCGACCCGCAGCGAACTCGGCAGCTTCGTCCTCGGCGAAACGCAGGCGCGCCGTTAG
- a CDS encoding anaerobic sulfatase maturase → MAKPFGAICNLECSYCYYLGKKEMYPASESFRMSDPVLDQYIRQYIDSQDTEEVTFVWQGGEPTLLGLGFFEKALELQARHGQGRKISNSLQTNGTNLTDEWCEFFHRHHFLIGVSIDGPRKIHDRYRLDKKQQPTFDRVVNGIALLKKHKVEFNTLTVVNRTNAAQPLDVYRFLKRLGSRYLQFIPIVEIDHQRSTPGRTVVTQESVEPRQFGEFLIRIFDEWVRHDVGQTFVQLFDNTLSRHMGLPSTVCAFGETCGEAMAIEHNGDVFSCDHFVYPEYRLGNIMETPLADIALSERQQQFGRMKKDGLPKYCRECHVLFACNGECPKHRFLKTHDGEEGLNYLCTAYQRFFHHTDPYMKTMAHLLHRGRPASDVMRLAN, encoded by the coding sequence ATGGCCAAGCCCTTCGGGGCGATTTGCAACCTGGAATGTTCCTACTGCTATTACCTGGGCAAAAAGGAGATGTATCCGGCCTCGGAGAGCTTTCGCATGTCCGATCCTGTGCTGGACCAGTATATCCGGCAATACATCGACTCGCAGGATACGGAGGAGGTCACGTTTGTCTGGCAGGGCGGAGAGCCGACCCTCCTCGGCCTGGGCTTCTTTGAAAAAGCACTGGAGTTGCAGGCCCGTCATGGTCAGGGCCGCAAGATCAGCAACTCGCTCCAGACCAACGGGACAAATCTCACCGATGAGTGGTGCGAGTTTTTCCACCGGCACCATTTTCTCATCGGGGTGAGCATTGATGGGCCGCGCAAGATCCACGACCGCTACCGTCTCGACAAAAAACAACAGCCGACTTTTGACCGTGTGGTCAACGGCATCGCGCTGCTGAAAAAGCACAAGGTCGAGTTCAACACGCTCACCGTGGTGAACCGCACCAATGCCGCGCAGCCGCTCGATGTCTACCGCTTCTTGAAGCGGCTGGGTTCGCGTTATTTGCAGTTCATTCCCATCGTGGAGATCGATCACCAGCGGTCGACGCCGGGCCGCACGGTGGTGACCCAGGAGAGCGTGGAGCCGCGGCAGTTTGGCGAGTTTCTCATCCGGATCTTCGACGAGTGGGTGCGCCACGATGTCGGGCAGACGTTCGTCCAGCTTTTCGACAACACGCTCAGTCGTCACATGGGCCTGCCATCCACTGTCTGCGCCTTTGGGGAAACCTGCGGCGAAGCGATGGCCATCGAGCACAATGGCGATGTCTTCAGCTGCGATCATTTCGTTTATCCCGAGTATCGGCTGGGTAACATCATGGAGACGCCGCTTGCCGATATCGCGCTCTCGGAGCGGCAGCAGCAGTTTGGCCGGATGAAAAAGGACGGGCTGCCAAAGTATTGCCGCGAGTGCCATGTGCTTTTTGCCTGCAACGGGGAGTGCCCGAAGCATCGCTTCCTCAAGACGCACGATGGCGAGGAGGGGCTGAATTACCTCTGCACCGCGTACCAGCGGTTTTTCCACCACACCGATCCCTACATGAAGACAATGGCCCACCTGCTGCATCGCGGCAGGCCGGCCTCGGATGTGATGCGGCTGGCGAACTGA
- a CDS encoding translation initiation factor: MSRKIPVSAPQNPLQSPFAALQMDGLPEGQEIAPEPAPEKVDTKRHRIVLRKEKAQRGGKTVIVVSQLPTHLSPPELENLLKAARKSLGCGGALNGRELELQGDQASRVRTFFEGQGFLVGGVS, encoded by the coding sequence ATGAGTCGCAAGATTCCCGTCTCCGCGCCACAGAACCCGCTCCAGTCCCCCTTCGCCGCCCTCCAGATGGACGGCCTGCCCGAGGGACAAGAGATCGCGCCGGAACCCGCTCCGGAAAAAGTGGACACGAAGCGCCACCGCATCGTCCTGCGCAAGGAAAAGGCCCAGCGCGGCGGCAAGACCGTCATCGTCGTGAGCCAGCTCCCGACGCACCTTTCTCCGCCGGAACTCGAGAATCTCCTCAAGGCCGCGCGCAAGTCACTCGGCTGCGGCGGCGCGCTCAACGGGCGCGAACTGGAGTTGCAAGGCGACCAGGCCTCGCGCGTCCGCACGTTCTTTGAGGGCCAGGGCTTCCTCGTAGGCGGCGTGAGCTGA
- a CDS encoding C39 family peptidase → MTARRILSLVLLFLLVFVAWTGWWLTDWLGRRPIDPSGGLYFPSRYVLSVPQFLQEDPRWGQDQLATTPSTVGGEGCAVSSAAMVLASYGVDVDPGRLNKFLTQLPGGYTPEGWIYWEKAAEFAPGLTAKLLPHYEDKPSYFLIDRNLIQGNPVIIRLRYPSGVTHFVVICGKDGYDYLIRDPGRGGVKGVYPLKDFGGPIEALRFYRKP, encoded by the coding sequence ATGACTGCAAGGCGGATATTGTCCCTCGTTCTGTTGTTTCTCCTCGTCTTCGTGGCGTGGACGGGGTGGTGGTTGACGGACTGGCTCGGTCGCCGGCCCATCGATCCCTCGGGCGGACTGTATTTTCCGTCGCGTTACGTACTCTCCGTCCCGCAGTTCCTTCAGGAGGACCCGCGCTGGGGGCAGGATCAGTTGGCCACAACCCCATCGACGGTGGGCGGCGAGGGGTGCGCGGTTTCCTCGGCGGCGATGGTGCTGGCCTCGTACGGCGTCGATGTCGACCCGGGCCGGCTCAACAAGTTTCTCACCCAATTACCCGGCGGCTACACCCCGGAGGGCTGGATTTATTGGGAAAAGGCGGCGGAGTTCGCTCCCGGCCTGACGGCGAAACTCCTTCCCCATTATGAGGACAAGCCATCGTATTTCCTCATCGACCGGAACCTCATCCAGGGAAATCCCGTCATCATTCGGCTGCGCTATCCCTCTGGGGTCACGCACTTTGTGGTGATTTGCGGCAAGGACGGTTACGACTACCTCATCCGCGATCCCGGTCGCGGGGGAGTCAAGGGCGTGTACCCGCTCAAGGACTTTGGCGGACCCATCGAGGCGCTGCGATTTTACCGGAAGCCTTGA
- the uxaC gene encoding glucuronate isomerase, whose amino-acid sequence MKTFISDNFLLHSDSAKRLYHDYARQEPIFDYHCHLPPAEIASNRQFANLYDIWLGGDHYKWRAMRSNGVDERYCTGDAQPFDKFLAYARTVPRTLRNPLYHWTHLELLRYFGIDEILNEHSAQWIWDRCNELLAQPDFSTQSLIRRSNVKVICTTDDPTDDLSAHIFLRDNPFGTKVYPTFRPDRAMGVDKPESFNAWIKKLEAVSGVDCTKFGGFLYALEKRHDFFHEMGTRLSDHGLSYCPGAFASEKKARRIFEDARAGEGANPEDWEKFAGFLMIFFGRLDARRGWVKQLHLGAQRNNNTRLMRSLGPDTGFDSIGDWRQAHTLARYLDVLDSENSLPKTIIYNLNPADNYVMGTMVGNFQDGSVPGKVQFGSGWWFLDQKEGMEWQINALSNLGLLSRFVGMLTDSRSFLSYTRHEYFRRILCNMIGTDVEKGELPWDFDLLGQTVRDICYGNAAGYFGLEA is encoded by the coding sequence ATGAAAACCTTCATCTCCGACAACTTCCTTCTGCACAGCGATAGCGCGAAGAGGTTGTACCACGACTACGCCCGCCAGGAGCCCATTTTCGACTACCACTGCCACCTGCCTCCCGCTGAGATCGCGTCCAACCGGCAGTTTGCCAATCTCTACGACATCTGGCTCGGCGGAGATCACTACAAGTGGCGCGCCATGCGCTCCAACGGAGTCGACGAGCGCTACTGCACGGGCGATGCCCAGCCGTTTGACAAGTTCCTCGCCTACGCCCGCACCGTGCCTCGCACGCTGCGCAATCCGCTCTACCACTGGACGCACCTTGAGTTGCTCCGGTATTTCGGCATCGACGAGATCCTCAATGAACACAGCGCCCAGTGGATATGGGATCGGTGCAACGAACTGCTGGCGCAGCCGGATTTCTCGACGCAGAGCCTCATCCGTCGCAGCAACGTCAAGGTCATCTGCACCACCGACGACCCGACCGACGATCTCTCGGCGCACATTTTCCTGCGGGACAATCCTTTCGGCACCAAGGTCTACCCGACCTTCCGCCCCGATCGCGCCATGGGCGTGGACAAGCCGGAGTCGTTCAACGCCTGGATCAAGAAACTCGAGGCGGTTTCCGGCGTGGACTGCACGAAGTTCGGCGGATTCCTCTACGCGTTGGAGAAGCGCCACGACTTCTTCCACGAGATGGGAACGCGGCTTTCCGACCACGGGCTGAGCTATTGCCCCGGAGCCTTTGCCAGCGAGAAAAAGGCACGTCGCATCTTTGAGGATGCCCGGGCCGGCGAGGGGGCGAATCCCGAGGATTGGGAGAAATTCGCGGGTTTCCTCATGATCTTCTTCGGCCGCCTCGATGCGCGTCGCGGTTGGGTGAAGCAGCTCCATCTCGGGGCGCAGCGCAATAATAACACCCGCCTCATGCGCAGCCTCGGTCCGGATACGGGCTTTGACTCCATCGGCGACTGGCGGCAGGCCCACACGCTGGCCCGCTACCTCGACGTGCTCGACAGCGAGAATTCCCTGCCCAAGACGATCATCTACAACCTCAATCCCGCCGATAACTACGTGATGGGGACGATGGTCGGCAACTTCCAGGACGGTTCCGTCCCCGGCAAGGTGCAGTTTGGCAGCGGCTGGTGGTTCCTCGACCAGAAGGAAGGCATGGAATGGCAGATCAACGCGCTGTCAAATCTCGGCCTGCTTTCGCGCTTCGTCGGCATGCTGACGGATTCCCGCTCGTTCCTCTCCTACACCCGCCACGAGTATTTCCGCCGTATCCTGTGCAACATGATCGGCACCGACGTGGAAAAGGGCGAACTGCCATGGGACTTTGATCTGCTCGGCCAGACCGTGCGCGACATCTGCTACGGCAATGCCGCCGGGTACTTCGGCCTCGAAGCCTGA
- a CDS encoding arylsulfatase B, producing MRIFLSLTVWAFLSVISLRAEDKPNIIYIVADDIGWKDVGFQGAKDILTPNIDKLASQAAKLDQFYVQPMCTPTRAALMTGRYPMRYGLQTLVVPSKGSYGLAKDEYLLPQVLKDAGYDTAMVGKWHLGHADADYWPRQRGFDYFYGAVLGEIDYFTREAHGVLDWQRNNKAVKEKGYVTELLGDDAVKVIDDHNTKNPLFLYLAFTAPHAPYQAPQKYIDRFANIPNETRRVYAGMISCMDDQVGRVVAALKEKGMLENSIIVFHSDNGGTTNARLTGESKVKELPCDNSPLRGGKGGLYEGGTRVPAFIFWPGHIAAGELNGLYHITDMLPTLAAVSGGSTANCKPLDGSDVSASLTGKGPSPRSEIVYNIEPFRAAVREGDWKLVWRTVLPTQVELFNLKTDPNETTNVAAENPQVVQELQARIEKLSKEAAKPLFFGTALDAVMAGAFGPATIPVEDEAVPQQP from the coding sequence ATGCGCATATTTCTCTCATTAACCGTCTGGGCCTTTCTCTCCGTCATTTCACTACGTGCGGAGGACAAGCCAAACATCATCTATATCGTAGCCGACGATATCGGCTGGAAGGACGTCGGCTTTCAGGGAGCCAAGGACATCCTGACTCCGAACATCGACAAGCTCGCCTCGCAGGCGGCGAAGCTCGACCAGTTTTACGTGCAGCCCATGTGCACGCCGACGCGGGCGGCCCTCATGACCGGACGCTATCCCATGCGCTACGGCCTCCAGACGCTGGTCGTTCCCAGCAAGGGTTCCTATGGCTTGGCCAAGGACGAATACCTTCTCCCGCAGGTGCTCAAGGATGCGGGCTACGACACCGCCATGGTAGGCAAGTGGCACCTCGGCCATGCCGATGCCGACTACTGGCCCAGGCAGCGCGGGTTTGATTACTTCTATGGCGCAGTCCTCGGAGAGATCGACTACTTCACCCGCGAGGCCCATGGAGTGCTCGACTGGCAGAGGAATAACAAGGCCGTGAAAGAAAAAGGCTATGTCACCGAGCTGCTCGGAGATGATGCCGTGAAGGTGATCGATGATCATAATACGAAGAACCCGCTTTTCCTCTACCTCGCCTTCACCGCACCCCACGCTCCCTATCAGGCGCCGCAGAAGTACATCGACCGGTTTGCCAACATTCCCAACGAAACGCGTCGCGTTTACGCCGGAATGATCTCGTGCATGGATGACCAGGTCGGCCGCGTCGTCGCCGCGCTCAAGGAAAAGGGAATGCTGGAAAACTCCATCATCGTCTTTCATAGCGACAATGGCGGTACAACCAACGCACGCCTCACCGGAGAGAGCAAGGTCAAGGAACTCCCCTGCGACAACAGTCCGCTCCGCGGAGGAAAGGGCGGTCTCTATGAGGGAGGTACTCGTGTGCCGGCATTCATCTTCTGGCCCGGCCATATCGCGGCAGGAGAGTTGAATGGCCTCTATCATATCACAGACATGCTGCCGACGCTCGCCGCCGTCTCTGGAGGCTCCACGGCGAACTGCAAGCCACTCGATGGTTCCGATGTCTCCGCGTCACTGACGGGCAAGGGTCCGTCCCCGCGCTCCGAGATCGTCTACAACATCGAGCCCTTCCGCGCCGCCGTTCGCGAGGGCGACTGGAAGCTCGTCTGGCGTACCGTGCTTCCGACCCAGGTCGAACTCTTCAATCTCAAGACGGACCCGAATGAAACGACCAACGTCGCCGCGGAGAATCCGCAGGTCGTCCAGGAGCTCCAGGCCCGAATCGAAAAACTGTCGAAAGAGGCGGCCAAGCCTCTCTTCTTTGGCACGGCGCTGGATGCCGTGATGGCCGGCGCCTTCGGACCGGCCACCATCCCGGTCGAAGACGAAGCCGTACCTCAACAGCCATGA
- a CDS encoding L,D-transpeptidase has translation MKSLLIKLFTSATAVALLFGLSACETTSLGRKNSFDFDPPLTQPKNPAKVKLFLSTGAQRLYVVEGDKVLLATPVTVGAPSSPTPLGTYTIYSKVENRRRVSNPDAGYPMTFWMEFKPAYGLHWGFVKPYPATHGCVRLPIDSARKVFSVVRVGTPINIAKSQPWDATIGKTLPVLDDGPLPNPPKSYLLSPEVFQDARKGRMWQWD, from the coding sequence ATGAAATCCCTGCTGATCAAACTTTTCACCTCCGCGACTGCAGTCGCTCTCCTTTTCGGCCTGAGCGCCTGCGAAACGACTTCGCTGGGCCGCAAGAACTCCTTTGATTTCGATCCGCCGCTCACCCAGCCGAAGAATCCCGCCAAGGTGAAGCTCTTCCTGAGCACCGGAGCCCAGCGCCTCTATGTCGTCGAGGGTGACAAGGTCCTGCTCGCCACGCCCGTGACGGTAGGCGCGCCCTCCAGCCCGACGCCGCTCGGCACCTACACGATTTACTCCAAGGTCGAAAATCGCCGCCGCGTGAGCAATCCGGATGCGGGTTATCCGATGACCTTCTGGATGGAGTTCAAGCCCGCCTACGGCCTGCACTGGGGCTTCGTCAAACCGTACCCGGCCACGCATGGCTGTGTGCGTCTCCCGATCGATTCGGCCCGCAAGGTCTTTTCGGTGGTCCGGGTCGGTACGCCGATCAACATCGCCAAGAGCCAGCCATGGGACGCGACCATCGGCAAAACCCTGCCTGTGCTCGACGACGGTCCGCTCCCGAACCCCCCGAAATCCTATCTCCTCAGCCCCGAGGTGTTTCAGGATGCCCGCAAGGGCCGGATGTGGCAGTGGGATTAA
- a CDS encoding LuxR C-terminal-related transcriptional regulator: protein MGNALKVVDAGEIPVAPARPRGRPAEELARACVALQTLGIRDREMYSLLFRKTLEENPDFFGVWSVWEPDALDGQDAKFRNAPGHDQSGRFVPFWNRSGGEVRLDPVTGYEYPGPGNWYWVSTSQKQLCVMDPYMYPVAGKRLLLTSQIAPVVMDGQCLGITGVDISVEWFVEHTMKGKAGASLPETNLYEELMERGLVFLNKRGEVRYWTQKTRELLARYLPEPERLLPREVLKAVNASTGAGPVQIHFRHCYSELAVTIIPLRSEALVVASETSYSPCDRACTLTAREREVHHWLSQGKSNEQIAQILGISVHTVKNHLDHIFEKLGVDNRVAAAMACIDRPAAA from the coding sequence ATGGGTAACGCACTCAAGGTGGTCGATGCGGGAGAGATTCCCGTCGCGCCAGCCAGACCCAGAGGCCGACCGGCCGAGGAACTGGCCCGGGCCTGCGTCGCGCTGCAAACCCTCGGCATTCGCGACCGCGAGATGTACTCGCTCCTGTTTCGCAAGACGCTGGAGGAAAACCCGGATTTCTTCGGCGTGTGGAGCGTGTGGGAACCCGACGCGCTGGACGGCCAGGATGCGAAGTTTCGCAATGCCCCCGGCCACGACCAATCGGGGCGCTTCGTACCATTCTGGAATCGCAGCGGCGGCGAGGTACGGCTCGATCCGGTCACCGGGTACGAATACCCCGGCCCCGGCAACTGGTACTGGGTCTCGACCAGCCAGAAACAGCTCTGCGTGATGGACCCATACATGTACCCCGTGGCGGGAAAACGGCTGCTCCTCACCAGCCAGATCGCCCCGGTCGTGATGGACGGCCAGTGCCTCGGCATCACCGGCGTGGATATTTCCGTGGAGTGGTTTGTCGAGCATACGATGAAAGGCAAGGCGGGAGCCTCCCTGCCCGAAACGAATCTTTACGAGGAGCTGATGGAGCGCGGCCTGGTTTTTCTCAACAAGCGCGGCGAGGTGCGCTATTGGACGCAGAAAACCCGCGAACTGCTTGCGCGTTACCTCCCGGAACCCGAGCGGCTCCTGCCGCGCGAGGTCCTCAAGGCGGTCAACGCCAGCACGGGCGCGGGCCCGGTACAGATTCATTTCCGTCATTGCTACTCGGAGCTCGCCGTCACGATCATACCGCTTCGCTCCGAGGCGCTGGTGGTCGCATCGGAAACGTCCTATTCCCCCTGCGATCGCGCCTGCACGCTGACGGCGCGGGAGCGCGAGGTGCACCACTGGCTCTCGCAGGGCAAGTCGAACGAGCAGATCGCGCAGATCCTCGGGATCAGCGTGCACACGGTGAAAAACCACCTCGATCACATCTTTGAAAAGCTCGGCGTCGATAACCGCGTAGCCGCCGCCATGGCCTGCATCGATCGTCCCGCCGCCGCCTAG